One stretch of Gadus macrocephalus chromosome 12, ASM3116895v1 DNA includes these proteins:
- the LOC132469562 gene encoding regulator of G-protein signaling 8-like produces the protein MAAKAKLIFVKYVETDSPKQVNLDAATREGTRQNLETGSPSASSFDEAQRLIHILLEKDSYRRFLQSRAMQDLSLRSESRSTGTQQRQQKTAGA, from the exons ATGGCTGCCAAGGCCAAGCTTATCTTTGTCAAATACGTTGAGACGGACTCACCCAAACAG GTCAACCTGGATGCAGCCACACGTGAGGGGACCCGGCAGAACCTGGAGACTGGGAGCCCGTCGGCCTCCAGCTTCGACGAGGCCCAGCGCCTGATCCACATCCTGCTGGAGAAGGACTCCTACAGACGCTTCCTCCAGTCTAGAGCCATGCAGGACCTGAGCCTCCGCTCTGAAAGCCGCAGTACAGGGacccagcagcggcagcagaagACTGCTGGAGCCTAG